The proteins below come from a single Pararge aegeria chromosome 23, ilParAegt1.1, whole genome shotgun sequence genomic window:
- the LOC120634121 gene encoding uncharacterized protein LOC120634121: MVRAYRTVSLNAVLLLAGILPLDLRVWEAASLYEVRRGVTLPELGDREVERSAKYATLPHPATNRDYKFTSLTDQEEVNRHNDQAVRIYTDGSKIEGKVGAAISIWNDVPETKALKLKLDSHCTVYQAELLAVEKATTLILESQEQTFGIYSVSRSFLEAVIGGHSLHPLVTKIRGNLNNCHSQNKTVSLFWVKAHAGLEGNERADKLAKEAALNLKRKPDYDQCPISFVKRQLRIKTMEEWNLRYRSGETAATTKVFYPDAIEAYREIRKLEHTALQTQILTGHGGFS; this comes from the coding sequence ATGGTAAGGGCCTACCGAACGGTCTCCTTGAACGCCGTTCTGCTCCTGGCGGGGATACTTCCCCTCGATCTCAGAGTTTGGGAAGCAGCCTCTCTGTATGAAGTGAGAAGGGGTGTTACTCTGCCGGAGCTGGGGGACAGGGAGGTAGAAAGAAGTGCCAAGTATGCCACACTACCACATCCGGCAACAAATAGAGACTACAAATTCACAAGCCTCACGGATCAGGAAGAAGTAAACAGGCACAACGATCAAGCAGTGAGAATCTATACAGATGGTAGCAAAATTGAGGGCAAGGTTGGCGCAGCAATATCCATATGGAATGATGTGCCTGAAACCAAAGCCCTCAAGCTAAAGCTAGATTCTCACTGCACGGTCTATCAGGCTGAACTTCTAGCAGTAGAAAAAGCGACCACCCTGATCCTAGAGAGCCAAGAGCAGACGTTCGGTATCTACAGCGTCTCCAGATCATTCCTCGAGGCGGTGATTGGTGGACATTCCCTCCACCCCCTAGTGACCAAAATAAgaggcaatttaaataattgccactcccaaaataaaactgtttcgtTATTTTGGGTGAAAGCCCACGCAGGGTTGGAGGGTAATGAGAGGGCCGATAAACTGGCAAAAGAAGCAGCGCTCAACCTCAAGCGCAAACCTGACTATGACCAATGCCCGATTTCATTCGTCAAGCGTCAGCTTCGAATAAAAACAATGGAGGAATGGAATCTGAGGTATAGATCCGGCGAGACAGCTGCAACGACGAAAGTGTTTTACCCAGACGCCATCGAAGCATACCGGGAAATCCGAAAATTGGAGCATACGGCACTACAGACGCAAATTCTAACCGGACATGGTGGGTTCTCATAA
- the LOC120634122 gene encoding uncharacterized protein LOC120634122 encodes GPDGVPGRVLALALRHLGSHLRQLFNDCLEAGRFPRVWKQGRLVLLRKEGRSPDSPSAYRPIVLIDEVSKMLERVLASRINQHLALQGPDLSEHQYGFRVGKSTIDAVGALKSFCEGAQKESDGVLAVSLDIANAFGTLPYSVVEEALQYHRVPLYLRRMIGHYLEERVVVYQGKDGARQERRMACGVPQGSVLGPLLWNLGFDWAIRPVLLPRMVIICYADDTMVAVRGSSYEESVRRATVATELMVTRIGMLGLKVALPKTEELSFAAIIIDPGWLMRASSTMRRSQCLSLCSLNPFTKTDAMVRTLSVDAAPYFACSFSFKSFLASVVAVRTTSRFISKFLTIQVVFPQPGTPFTQVILGAFQDFRGSFSSFAILLPCSRILFFKKAASALPTSCVIDSALFFDFSPDMLAIADLNVLMAVLKARVGAEVAPKLIGAAGALSRLLPNLGGPGVGCRRLYTGVVRSMALYGAPIWADALVARNRTLLRRPQRVMAARVIRAYRTISHEAACALAGTPPWDLDAEVLACVHERRVEVRMRGEHPSPERVTGWRRLAQAELFRQWRERLESPSAGLRTIDGIRPVLQQWVERRHGVMTFHLAQVLSGHGCFGKYLCKIAGREPTEECHECGCAVDTAQHTLADCPSWAVQRAALVAVVGQDLSLPAVVRAMAGSELSWDAIVSFCEDVILQKEAAERVREEDPDAHPLRRRRGGRRRRQFAARQLPLGGGG; translated from the exons ggaccggatggagtcccgggaagagtcctggcgctggccttgaggcacctcgggagccaccttaggcagctatttaatgactgcctggaggcggggcggttcccgagagtatggaaacagggacgcttggtgctgttgcggaaggagggtcgttctcctgattctccttcggcatacagaccaattgtccttattgatgaggtgagcaagatgctggagagagttctggcctctcgtattaaccagcacctcgctctgcagggccctgatctttcggaacaccagtacggctttagggtaggcaagtcgacgatagatgccgttggtgctctgaaaagtttctgcgaaggagcgcagaaggaaagcgacggggtattggcggtatcactagatatcgccaatgcctttggcaccctgccgtatagcgtggtagaggaggcgctccaatatcatcgggtgcccctgtacctgcgccgaatgatagggcactacctggaggaaagggtagtggtctatcagggaaaggacggggcgaggcaggagaggcgtatggcttgtggggttccgcagggatcggttctcggacccctgctgtggaacctgggctttgattgggcaattcgtccggttctgctgccccggatggtaattatttgttacgcggacgacaccatggttgccgtccggggaagcagttatgaggagtcggtgaggagggctacggtggccaccgagctgatggtcacccgaattggcatgttggggctcaaagttgcccttccaaagacggaggAATTGAG TTTCGCGGCCATAATTATCGATCCTGGGTGGCTCATGAGAGCTTCATCCACGATGAGGCGCTCGCAGTGCCTCTCGCTTTGCTCTTTGAATCCATTTACCAAGACCGATGCCATGGTGCGGACTTTGAGTGTTGATGCCGCTCCGTACTTTGCCTGCAGCTTCTCCTTCAAATCCTTTTTGGCCTCCGTGGTTGCTGTTAGAACCACGTCacgatttatctcgaagttCCTCACTATCCAGGTGGTCTTCCCACAGCCAGGAACTCCGTTTACCCAGGTGATTTTGGGTGCTTTCCAGGATTTCAGGGGCTCCTTCTCGTCCTTCGCTATCTTATTGCCTTGTTCGAGGATTCTCTTCTTCAAGAAAGCGGCCAGTGCACTGCCCACCTCTTGCGTCATTGACTCGgctctcttttttgatttttcgccAGACATGCTTGCTATTGCCGATTTGAACGTGCTGATGGCTGTTTTAAAGGCACGTGTCGGCGCAGAG gttgcccCCAAACTCATCGGGGCTGCAGGGGCGCTGAGTCGGCTCCTCCCTAACTTGGGCGGACCTGGCGTTGGCTGCCGCCGCCTGTACACAGGAGTGGTGCGGTCGATGGCCCTGTATGGAGCACCGATCTGGGCAGACGCTCTTGTCGCCCGTAATAGGACCCTACTGCGAAGGCCGCAACGGGTCATGGCGGCAAGAGTGATCAGAGCGTACCGCACCATTTCGCACGAGGCGGCCTGCGCGTTGGCAGGGACACCCCCGTGGGACCTGGATGCGGAGGTGTTGGCGTGTGTGCACGAGCGAAGGGTGGAGGTCCGCATGCGGGGAGAACACCCTTCGCCGGAGAGGGTCACTGGGTGGCGGCGTTTAGCGCAGGCCGAGCTCTTTCGCCAATGGCGAGAGAGGCTCGAGTCGCCCAGTGCCGGTCTGCGGACTATTGACGGGATtcgccccgtgcttcagcagtgggtggagagaagacacggggtgatgaccttccaccttgcgcaggtgctttcaggacacggttgtttcggaaagtacctgtgcaagattgccggtagggaacctaccgaggagtgccacgagtgcggctgcgctgtggacacggcgcaacacacgcttgccgattgcccgagctgggcggtgcagcgggccgcactcgtggcggtagtgggacaagacctctccctgccggctgtggtcagggccatggCCGGCAGTGAGTTGTCTTGGGATGCGATAGTCTCGTTCTGCGAAGAC